A window of the Streptomyces sp. NBC_00454 genome harbors these coding sequences:
- a CDS encoding ABC-F family ATP-binding cassette domain-containing protein, translating to MPGMGHLEASHLEYYLPDGRVLLPDVSFRVGDGAVVALVGANGAGKTTLLKMISGELQPHGGGVTVSGGLGVMSQFVGSVRDETTVRDLLVSVAQPRIRAAAKAVDHAEQLILTVDDEAAQMAYAQALSDWADVQGYEAETLWDVCTMAALAIPYDSAQFREVRTLSGGEQKRLVLEALLRGPDEVLLLDEPDNYLDVPGKRWLEEQLKATRKTVLFVSHDRELLTQAAEKIISLEASPNGSDVWVHGEGFATFHDARKERFARFEELKRRWDEERARLKALVLRLRGQAASSPDMASRYHAMQTRFKKFEDAGPPPEPPREQDIKMRLKGGRTGVRALTVENLELTGLMKPFSLEVFYGERVAVLGSNGSGKSHFLRLMAGEEVKHTGTWKLGARVVPGHFAQTHAHPELFGRTLVDILWTEAAKPLGQAMGALRRYELERQGDQPFEKLSGGQQARFQILLLELAGTTALLLDEPTDNLDLESAEALQDGLEAYEGTVLCVTHDRWFARTFDRYLVFGSDGVVRETTEPVWDERRVERKR from the coding sequence ATGCCCGGCATGGGACATCTCGAAGCCAGCCACCTGGAGTACTACCTTCCCGACGGGCGGGTTCTGCTCCCCGACGTCTCCTTCCGGGTGGGGGATGGAGCGGTCGTCGCCCTCGTCGGGGCGAACGGGGCCGGCAAGACCACACTGCTGAAGATGATCTCCGGCGAGCTGCAGCCGCACGGCGGCGGCGTCACCGTCTCCGGCGGCCTCGGCGTGATGTCGCAGTTCGTGGGCTCCGTACGGGACGAGACGACCGTACGGGACCTCCTGGTCTCGGTGGCCCAGCCGCGGATCCGCGCTGCCGCCAAGGCCGTGGACCACGCCGAGCAGCTGATCCTGACGGTGGACGACGAGGCCGCCCAGATGGCCTACGCGCAGGCGCTGAGCGACTGGGCGGACGTGCAGGGGTACGAGGCGGAGACCCTGTGGGACGTCTGCACGATGGCCGCGCTGGCGATCCCGTACGACTCGGCGCAGTTCCGCGAGGTGCGCACGCTCTCGGGCGGTGAGCAGAAGCGCCTCGTCCTGGAGGCGCTGCTGCGCGGGCCGGACGAGGTGCTGCTGCTCGACGAGCCGGACAACTACCTGGACGTCCCGGGCAAGCGGTGGCTGGAGGAGCAGCTGAAGGCCACCCGCAAGACGGTGCTGTTCGTCAGCCACGACCGGGAGCTGCTGACCCAGGCCGCCGAGAAGATCATCAGCCTGGAGGCGAGCCCGAACGGCTCGGACGTGTGGGTGCACGGCGAGGGCTTCGCCACCTTCCACGACGCCCGCAAGGAGCGCTTCGCGCGCTTCGAGGAGCTCAAGCGGCGCTGGGACGAGGAGCGCGCCCGGCTGAAGGCCCTGGTGCTGCGACTGCGCGGCCAGGCCGCGAGCAGCCCGGACATGGCCTCGCGGTACCACGCGATGCAGACCCGCTTCAAGAAGTTCGAGGACGCCGGTCCGCCGCCCGAGCCGCCGCGCGAGCAGGACATCAAGATGCGGCTCAAGGGCGGGCGTACGGGAGTGCGCGCGCTCACCGTGGAGAACCTCGAGCTCACCGGGCTGATGAAGCCGTTCTCCCTGGAGGTCTTCTACGGGGAGCGGGTCGCGGTCCTGGGCTCGAACGGCTCCGGGAAGTCGCACTTCCTGCGCCTGATGGCGGGGGAGGAGGTCAAGCACACGGGTACGTGGAAGCTCGGCGCCCGCGTGGTGCCCGGCCACTTCGCGCAGACCCACGCGCACCCGGAGCTGTTCGGCCGCACGCTCGTCGACATCCTGTGGACGGAGGCGGCCAAGCCCTTGGGCCAGGCGATGGGCGCCCTGCGCCGCTACGAGCTGGAGCGCCAGGGGGACCAGCCCTTCGAGAAGCTCTCGGGCGGCCAGCAGGCGCGCTTCCAGATCCTGCTGCTGGAACTGGCGGGTACGACGGCGCTGCTCCTGGACGAGCCGACCGACAACCTGGACCTGGAATCGGCGGAGGCGCTGCAGGACGGGCTGGAGGCCTACGAGGGCACTGTGTTGTGCGTCACGCACGACCGGTGGTTCGCCCGCACATTTGACCGTTATCTGGTCTTCGGTTCGGACGGTGTTGTGCGGGAGACTACGGAGCCCGTCTGGGACGAACGTAGGGTCGAGCGCAAGCGCTAG
- a CDS encoding holo-ACP synthase — translation MIIGVGIDVAEVERFGVALERTPSLAQRLFLDAELTLPGGERRGTASLAARFAAKEALAKALGAPAGLLWTDAEVYVEDSGQPRLRVSGTVQARAAELGVKSWHISLSHDAGIASAVVIAEG, via the coding sequence GTGATTATCGGTGTGGGGATTGACGTTGCCGAGGTCGAGCGGTTCGGCGTGGCACTGGAACGGACACCGAGCCTGGCGCAACGCCTCTTCCTCGATGCCGAGTTGACCCTGCCGGGCGGCGAACGGCGCGGAACCGCCTCGCTCGCCGCCCGGTTCGCGGCCAAGGAGGCACTGGCCAAGGCGCTCGGCGCGCCCGCCGGGCTGCTGTGGACCGATGCCGAGGTGTACGTCGAGGACAGCGGGCAGCCCCGGCTGCGGGTGTCCGGGACGGTCCAGGCGCGGGCGGCGGAGCTGGGCGTGAAGTCCTGGCACATATCCCTCAGCCACGACGCGGGCATCGCCTCCGCAGTGGTGATCGCCGAGGGATAG
- the coaA gene encoding type I pantothenate kinase translates to MITSPPRSTPDESATERPVGSEHPTHPEPAAHPTRRRGHEASPYVDLTRAEWSALRERTPLPLTADEVERLRGLGDVIDLDEVRDVYLPLSRLLNLYVGATSNLRGTLNTFLGDAGNGQGAQQGTPFVIGVAGSVAVGKSTVARLLQALLARWPEHPRVELVTTDGFLYPMKELRRRGLTARKGFPESYDRRALTRFVADIKAGKDEVTAPVYSHLIYDIVPGEQLVVRRPDILIVEGLNVLQPALPGNDGRTRVALADYFDFSVYVDARPEDIERWYLNRFRKLRETAFQNPFSYFRKYTQVSEEEALEYAQTMWRTINKPNLLENVAPTRGRATLVVRKGPDHKVQKLSLRKL, encoded by the coding sequence GTGATCACTTCGCCGCCACGAAGCACGCCGGACGAAAGCGCAACGGAGCGCCCCGTCGGATCGGAGCACCCCACGCACCCCGAGCCTGCCGCGCACCCCACGCGCCGCCGGGGCCACGAGGCCTCCCCCTACGTCGACCTGACCAGAGCCGAGTGGAGCGCCCTGCGCGAGCGGACCCCGCTGCCGCTGACGGCCGACGAGGTCGAGCGGCTGCGCGGGCTCGGCGACGTCATCGACCTCGACGAGGTCCGCGACGTGTACCTGCCGCTCTCCCGGCTGCTGAACCTGTACGTGGGGGCCACCAGCAACCTCCGCGGCACCCTCAACACCTTCCTCGGCGACGCCGGCAACGGCCAGGGCGCACAGCAGGGCACCCCCTTCGTCATAGGGGTCGCCGGCTCCGTGGCGGTCGGCAAGTCCACCGTGGCCCGCCTCCTGCAGGCCCTGCTCGCCCGCTGGCCCGAGCACCCGCGCGTGGAGCTGGTGACCACGGACGGCTTCCTGTACCCGATGAAGGAGCTCCGGCGGCGCGGGCTGACCGCCCGCAAGGGGTTCCCGGAGTCCTACGACCGCCGCGCGCTGACCCGCTTCGTCGCCGACATCAAGGCCGGCAAGGACGAGGTCACGGCCCCGGTCTACTCGCACCTGATCTACGACATCGTCCCCGGCGAGCAGCTCGTCGTGCGCCGCCCCGACATCCTGATCGTCGAGGGGCTCAACGTCCTCCAGCCGGCGCTGCCCGGCAACGACGGCCGGACCAGGGTCGCCCTCGCCGACTACTTCGACTTCAGCGTTTACGTGGACGCCCGCCCCGAGGACATCGAGCGCTGGTACCTCAACCGCTTCCGCAAGCTGCGCGAGACGGCGTTCCAGAACCCCTTCTCCTACTTCCGCAAGTACACCCAGGTCTCCGAGGAGGAGGCGCTGGAGTACGCGCAGACGATGTGGCGGACCATCAACAAGCCCAACCTGCTGGAGAACGTGGCCCCGACCCGCGGCCGCGCCACCCTCGTCGTGCGCAAGGGCCCGGACCACAAGGTGCAGAAGCTGAGTCTGCGCAAGCTCTGA
- the rplM gene encoding 50S ribosomal protein L13: MRTFSPKPGDISRQWLVIDAQDVVLGRLATQAAALLRGKHKPTYAPHMDMGDFVIIVNADKVHLSGNKATQKMAYRHSGYPGGLRSVRYDDLLANNPEKAVEKAIKGMLPKNTLGRQMISKLKVYSGENHPHAAQQPVAFEITQVAQ, encoded by the coding sequence GTGCGTACGTTCAGCCCCAAGCCCGGCGACATCTCGCGCCAGTGGCTCGTCATCGACGCTCAGGACGTTGTCCTCGGCCGTCTGGCGACCCAGGCCGCTGCCCTCCTGCGGGGCAAGCACAAGCCGACTTACGCCCCCCACATGGACATGGGCGACTTCGTCATCATCGTCAACGCCGACAAGGTTCACCTGTCCGGCAACAAGGCGACCCAGAAGATGGCGTACCGCCACTCTGGCTACCCGGGCGGTCTCCGTTCGGTGCGTTACGACGACCTCCTGGCGAACAACCCGGAGAAGGCCGTCGAGAAGGCCATCAAGGGCATGCTCCCCAAGAACACCCTGGGCCGTCAGATGATCTCGAAGCTGAAGGTCTACTCGGGCGAGAACCACCCGCACGCTGCGCAGCAGCCGGTGGCGTTCGAGATCACCCAGGTCGCGCAGTAG
- a CDS encoding glycosyltransferase family 87 protein — MKWDTPSSWDRRVAWLLRPAPRSWRAVTLVILLAVAVSASLRVNWGSDNAFVVKAADALLTGVSPYEDKRFLYLPSAVIMAIPEALLPAPLLRCVLPLGMTGLVGIGWWAALKLFSVPVRSRLAVGGFGLFALAYKPYINLVLIGNWTAISAAALPVALLLAHRRSWGAAGLVVGLAIACKPMLVPIGLLFVLARQWRGLALAVGVPVGLSLAGALMMPHPMLFFTKTLPFLLHGQDSYALPWDASPIAALPRLGVPEPLAVLLAFAGAGCGLWAAWRRWRRPVETDGDRGELRLVETACMVMLAAFLVSRPSFDHYLLVVLPLLLVSGVRAGSMPRSPWFWLALVPQTAGIPWPSEFEHKRRAFKDMVTLCSLAGLLARRSLRPIRVTLDPVRTTGSPPRTEPECAATPVETGSRTAF, encoded by the coding sequence ATGAAGTGGGACACCCCGTCCTCCTGGGACCGGCGGGTGGCGTGGCTGCTGCGGCCCGCCCCCCGGTCCTGGCGGGCCGTGACCCTGGTGATCCTGCTCGCGGTCGCGGTCTCGGCGAGCCTGCGGGTGAACTGGGGCTCGGACAACGCCTTCGTCGTCAAGGCGGCGGACGCCCTGCTCACGGGGGTGTCCCCGTACGAGGACAAGCGCTTCCTCTACCTCCCCAGCGCCGTCATCATGGCGATCCCCGAGGCGCTGCTGCCGGCCCCGCTGCTGCGCTGCGTGCTGCCGCTGGGGATGACCGGGCTGGTCGGGATCGGCTGGTGGGCCGCGCTGAAGCTGTTCTCGGTGCCGGTGCGCTCCCGGCTCGCGGTGGGCGGCTTCGGACTGTTCGCGCTGGCCTACAAGCCGTACATCAACCTCGTGCTCATCGGGAACTGGACGGCCATCTCGGCCGCCGCCCTGCCGGTGGCGCTGCTGCTGGCGCACCGGCGGTCCTGGGGGGCCGCCGGGCTGGTGGTGGGCCTGGCCATCGCGTGCAAGCCGATGCTGGTGCCGATCGGGCTGCTCTTCGTCCTCGCGCGGCAGTGGCGGGGGCTGGCGCTGGCGGTGGGCGTGCCCGTGGGGCTGTCGCTGGCCGGGGCGCTGATGATGCCGCACCCGATGCTGTTCTTCACCAAGACGCTGCCGTTTCTGCTGCACGGCCAGGACTCCTACGCGCTGCCCTGGGACGCCTCGCCGATCGCGGCGCTGCCGCGGTTGGGGGTGCCGGAGCCGCTGGCGGTGCTGCTGGCCTTCGCGGGGGCCGGGTGCGGTCTGTGGGCGGCCTGGCGGCGGTGGCGGCGGCCCGTGGAGACGGACGGGGACCGGGGTGAGCTGAGGCTCGTGGAGACGGCCTGCATGGTGATGCTGGCCGCATTCCTGGTGTCGCGGCCGTCCTTCGACCACTACCTGCTGGTGGTGCTCCCGCTGCTGCTGGTGTCGGGGGTGCGGGCGGGCTCGATGCCGCGCTCGCCCTGGTTCTGGCTGGCCCTGGTGCCCCAGACCGCGGGCATCCCGTGGCCCTCGGAGTTCGAGCACAAGCGGCGTGCTTTCAAGGACATGGTGACCCTGTGCTCGCTCGCCGGATTGCTGGCCCGGCGTTCGCTGCGTCCGATCCGGGTTACTCTGGACCCAGTACGAACTACGGGGTCCCCACCCAGGACCGAACCGGAGTGCGCCGCAACCCCCGTCGAGACGGGATCGCGGACCGCGTTTTGA
- the glmM gene encoding phosphoglucosamine mutase: protein MGRLFGTDGVRGVANADLTAELALGLSVAAAHVLAEAGTFAGHRATAVVGRDPRASGEFLEAAVVAGLASAGVDVLRVGVLPTPAVAYLTGALGADLGVMLSASHNAMPDNGIKFFARGGHKLADELEDRIESVYEDHRTGAPWDRPTGSGVGRVSDYTEGFDKYVAHLMGVLPNRLDGLKVVLDEAHGAAAFVSPEAFTRAGAEIVTIGAEPDGLNINDGCGSTHLGLLKQAVVEHGADLGIAHDGDADRCLAVDANGAEIDGDQILAVLALAMREAGHLREDTVVGTVMSNLGFKLAMEAEGIQVVQTGVGDRYVLESMKEHGYALGGEQSGHVIILDHATTGDGTLTGLMLAARIAATGKSLAELAGVMSRLPQVLINVPDVDKSRVTTSAELAAAVADAERELGSTGRVLLRPSGTEPLVRVMVEAADIEQARSVAGRLADVVKSALG from the coding sequence GTGGGACGACTCTTCGGGACGGACGGTGTACGAGGCGTCGCGAACGCGGATCTGACGGCCGAGCTGGCGCTCGGTCTCTCCGTGGCGGCGGCACACGTACTGGCCGAGGCGGGCACTTTCGCGGGTCACCGCGCCACCGCAGTGGTGGGCCGGGACCCCCGTGCCTCCGGCGAATTCCTGGAGGCCGCAGTCGTCGCCGGCCTCGCGAGCGCGGGCGTGGACGTCCTGCGCGTCGGTGTGCTGCCCACCCCGGCGGTGGCGTATCTCACCGGTGCGCTGGGCGCCGACCTCGGCGTGATGCTCTCGGCCAGCCACAACGCCATGCCCGACAACGGCATCAAGTTCTTCGCGCGCGGTGGGCACAAGCTCGCCGACGAGCTGGAGGACCGGATCGAGTCCGTCTACGAGGACCACCGCACGGGCGCTCCGTGGGACCGGCCCACCGGCTCCGGCGTCGGCCGCGTCTCCGACTACACCGAGGGCTTCGACAAGTACGTCGCCCACCTCATGGGTGTCCTCCCGAACCGCCTCGACGGCCTCAAGGTGGTCCTGGACGAGGCGCACGGCGCGGCCGCCTTCGTCTCGCCGGAGGCCTTCACCCGGGCCGGCGCCGAGATCGTCACGATCGGTGCCGAGCCCGACGGCCTGAACATCAACGACGGCTGCGGCTCCACCCACCTGGGTCTGCTGAAGCAGGCCGTCGTCGAGCACGGCGCCGACCTGGGCATCGCGCACGACGGGGATGCGGACCGCTGCCTGGCCGTGGACGCGAACGGCGCCGAGATCGACGGCGACCAGATCCTCGCGGTGCTGGCGCTGGCCATGCGCGAGGCGGGTCACCTGCGCGAGGACACCGTGGTCGGCACCGTGATGTCGAACCTGGGCTTCAAGCTGGCCATGGAGGCCGAGGGCATCCAGGTCGTGCAGACCGGGGTCGGCGACCGGTACGTCCTGGAGTCGATGAAGGAGCACGGGTACGCGCTGGGCGGCGAGCAGTCCGGCCACGTGATCATCCTCGACCACGCCACCACCGGCGACGGCACCCTGACCGGCCTGATGCTGGCGGCGCGGATCGCGGCCACCGGCAAGTCGCTCGCGGAGCTGGCCGGGGTCATGAGCCGGCTGCCGCAGGTCCTGATCAACGTCCCCGACGTGGACAAGTCCCGGGTCACGACCTCGGCCGAGCTGGCCGCGGCCGTCGCGGACGCGGAGCGGGAACTGGGCTCGACCGGGCGCGTACTGCTGCGCCCCTCGGGCACCGAGCCGCTCGTACGGGTGATGGTGGAGGCCGCCGACATCGAGCAGGCCCGCTCCGTCGCCGGCCGGCTGGCCGACGTGGTGAAGTCGGCGCTCGGCTAG
- the rpsI gene encoding 30S ribosomal protein S9: MAETTAETPVIEEEFEGNVEEYTTESADVVEGDYTSESLAGRFGDPQPAAGLGRRKNAIARVRIVPGTGKWKINARTLEDYFPNKVHQQEVNEPFKLLELDGRYDVIARISGGGVSGQAGALRLGVARALNEADVDNNRPALKKAGFLSRDDRAVERKKAGLKKARKAPQYSKR; encoded by the coding sequence GTGGCCGAGACCACCGCCGAGACCCCTGTCATCGAAGAAGAGTTCGAGGGCAACGTCGAGGAATACACCACCGAGTCCGCTGACGTAGTCGAGGGCGACTACACCTCGGAGTCCCTTGCCGGTCGCTTCGGCGACCCCCAGCCGGCCGCCGGCCTGGGCCGTCGCAAGAACGCCATCGCCCGCGTCCGGATCGTTCCGGGCACCGGCAAGTGGAAGATCAACGCCCGCACCCTTGAGGACTACTTCCCCAACAAGGTGCACCAGCAGGAAGTCAACGAGCCCTTCAAGCTCCTCGAGCTCGACGGCCGCTACGACGTCATCGCCCGCATCTCGGGTGGCGGCGTTTCCGGTCAGGCCGGTGCCCTGCGCCTCGGTGTCGCCCGTGCGCTGAACGAGGCCGACGTCGACAACAACCGCCCGGCGCTGAAGAAGGCCGGCTTCCTTTCCCGCGACGACCGTGCGGTCGAGCGCAAGAAGGCCGGTCTCAAGAAGGCCCGTAAGGCTCCGCAGTACAGCAAGCGTTAA
- the glmS gene encoding glutamine--fructose-6-phosphate transaminase (isomerizing), with protein sequence MCGIVGYVGAQSALDVVIAGLKRLEYRGYDSAGVAVLADGALASVKKAGKLVNLEKELVGHPMPAGSTGLGHTRWATHGGPTDVNAHPHLDNSGRVAVVHNGIIENFAALRAELAGRGHRLESETDTEVVAHLLAERFEDSGDLAEAMRQVCRLLEGAFTLVAVHAQDPDVVVGARRNSPLVVGVGEGENFLASDVAAFIAHTRSAIELGQDQVVELRRDGVTVTNFDGSVANVRAYHVDWDASAAEKGGYDYFMLKEIAEQPKAVADTLLGRIDASGLLTLDEVRIPDSVLREVDKVVIVACGTAYHAGMIAKLAIEHWTRIPCETELASEFRYRDPILDQRTLVIAISQSGETMDTLMALRHAREQGAKVLAVCNTNGSTIPRESDAVLYTHAGPEVAVASTKAFLTQLVACYLVALYLGQVRGTKWGDEIRAVIRELSDIAAAVDTVLETMEPVRELARSLADKNTVLFLGRHVGYPVALEGALKLKELAYMHAEGFAAGELKHGPIALIEKDLPVVVVVPSPRGRSVLHDKIVSNIQEIRARGARTIVIAEEGDEAVVPYADHLIRIPATPTLLQPLVATVPLQVFACELATARGNEVDQPRNLAKSVTVE encoded by the coding sequence ATGTGCGGAATCGTGGGTTACGTAGGAGCGCAGTCGGCGCTCGATGTGGTCATTGCCGGACTCAAGCGGCTGGAGTACCGCGGCTACGACTCGGCGGGTGTCGCCGTGCTCGCGGACGGCGCTCTCGCTTCGGTCAAGAAGGCCGGCAAGCTGGTCAACCTGGAGAAGGAACTGGTCGGGCACCCGATGCCGGCCGGTTCCACGGGGCTGGGACACACCCGGTGGGCGACCCATGGCGGGCCCACCGACGTCAACGCCCATCCGCACCTCGACAATTCGGGGCGCGTGGCCGTCGTGCACAACGGGATCATCGAGAACTTCGCAGCGCTGCGGGCCGAGCTGGCCGGGCGCGGGCACCGGCTGGAGTCCGAGACGGACACCGAGGTCGTGGCGCACCTGCTGGCGGAGCGGTTCGAGGACTCCGGGGACCTCGCGGAGGCGATGCGGCAGGTGTGCCGGCTGCTGGAGGGGGCCTTCACGCTGGTCGCCGTGCACGCGCAGGACCCGGACGTGGTGGTCGGCGCGCGCCGGAACTCGCCCCTGGTGGTGGGCGTTGGAGAGGGTGAGAACTTCCTCGCCTCGGACGTGGCCGCGTTCATCGCCCACACGCGGTCCGCGATCGAGCTGGGGCAGGACCAGGTCGTCGAGCTCCGCCGCGACGGAGTCACGGTGACCAACTTCGACGGTTCGGTCGCGAACGTGCGGGCGTACCACGTGGACTGGGACGCCTCGGCGGCCGAGAAGGGGGGTTATGACTACTTCATGCTCAAGGAGATCGCCGAGCAGCCGAAGGCTGTCGCCGACACCCTCCTGGGCAGGATCGACGCGAGCGGACTGCTGACCCTCGACGAGGTGCGCATCCCGGATTCGGTGCTGCGCGAGGTCGACAAGGTCGTGATCGTGGCGTGCGGTACGGCGTACCACGCGGGCATGATCGCGAAGCTGGCCATCGAGCACTGGACCCGCATCCCGTGCGAGACCGAGCTGGCGAGCGAGTTCCGCTACCGCGACCCGATCCTGGACCAGCGGACGCTGGTGATCGCGATCTCGCAGTCGGGCGAGACCATGGACACCCTCATGGCGCTGCGGCACGCGCGCGAGCAGGGTGCCAAGGTGCTGGCCGTCTGCAATACGAACGGCTCGACCATCCCGCGCGAGTCGGACGCCGTGCTGTACACGCACGCCGGCCCCGAGGTGGCCGTCGCCTCGACCAAGGCGTTCCTGACGCAGCTGGTGGCCTGCTACCTGGTCGCCCTGTACCTCGGGCAGGTACGGGGTACGAAGTGGGGCGACGAGATCCGGGCGGTCATCCGGGAGCTGTCGGACATCGCGGCGGCGGTGGACACCGTACTGGAGACGATGGAGCCGGTACGGGAGCTCGCGCGCTCCCTGGCCGACAAGAACACGGTGCTCTTCCTGGGCCGGCACGTCGGCTACCCGGTGGCGCTGGAGGGTGCGCTCAAGCTCAAGGAGCTCGCGTACATGCACGCCGAGGGCTTCGCGGCCGGCGAACTCAAGCACGGGCCGATCGCGCTGATCGAGAAGGACCTGCCGGTGGTGGTCGTCGTACCGTCGCCGCGCGGGCGCTCGGTGCTGCACGACAAGATCGTGTCGAACATCCAGGAGATCCGGGCGCGCGGGGCGCGGACCATCGTGATCGCCGAGGAGGGCGACGAGGCCGTCGTCCCGTACGCCGACCACCTGATCCGCATTCCGGCCACCCCGACGCTGCTCCAGCCGCTGGTGGCGACCGTGCCGTTGCAGGTCTTCGCGTGCGAGTTGGCGACCGCGCGGGGCAATGAGGTGGACCAGCCGCGTAACCTCGCCAAGTCGGTGACTGTGGAGTGA
- a CDS encoding DUF389 domain-containing protein codes for MLHLRMIIPPDRTDAVVRIIEETVGTTHLAVLPGAARIPAGDIVLCDVAREAGDELLHELRALSIDKDGSIAVENIDLSLSERADRAEEEAPGEAADAVLWEQLTGATHEESTLSITYAAFMIVATMIAACGVVLDNAILIVGAMAVGPEFGPLAGVCTGLVQRAPKLAARSLVALLVGFAAAMVATTVFSLVMDALGLFHPGMLDKPRPNTSFIWQPDPFSFVVALLAGVAGVLSLTSAKSGALVGVAISVTTVPAGANAAVALSYGEFAQMWGSAEQLLLNLCGIMLAGVLTLLGQKLLWRTQRGHWRRTPPKT; via the coding sequence ATGCTGCATCTACGGATGATCATCCCGCCCGACCGCACGGACGCGGTGGTCAGGATCATCGAGGAGACCGTCGGCACCACCCATCTGGCGGTGCTGCCGGGCGCGGCCCGCATTCCCGCGGGCGACATCGTGCTGTGCGACGTGGCCCGCGAGGCGGGCGACGAGCTCCTGCACGAGCTGCGCGCGCTCTCCATCGACAAGGACGGCTCGATCGCGGTCGAGAACATCGACCTCTCCCTCTCGGAGCGGGCCGACCGGGCCGAGGAGGAGGCCCCGGGCGAGGCCGCCGACGCCGTCCTGTGGGAGCAGCTGACCGGGGCGACCCACGAGGAGTCCACCCTCTCCATCACCTACGCCGCCTTCATGATCGTCGCGACGATGATCGCGGCCTGCGGCGTGGTCCTCGACAACGCCATCCTGATCGTGGGCGCGATGGCGGTCGGCCCCGAGTTCGGCCCGCTCGCGGGCGTCTGCACGGGCCTGGTGCAGCGCGCCCCGAAGCTGGCCGCCCGCTCCCTGGTCGCCCTGCTCGTGGGCTTCGCCGCCGCGATGGTCGCGACCACCGTCTTCAGCCTGGTGATGGACGCCCTCGGCCTGTTCCACCCGGGCATGCTGGACAAGCCCCGCCCCAACACCAGCTTCATCTGGCAGCCGGACCCGTTCTCCTTCGTCGTGGCCCTGCTCGCCGGCGTGGCCGGGGTGCTCTCGCTGACCTCGGCGAAGTCCGGGGCGCTGGTCGGCGTCGCGATCTCGGTGACCACCGTCCCGGCCGGCGCCAACGCGGCCGTGGCGCTCAGCTACGGGGAGTTCGCCCAGATGTGGGGCTCGGCCGAGCAACTGCTGCTGAACCTGTGCGGAATCATGCTGGCCGGCGTACTGACCCTGCTCGGCCAAAAACTCCTGTGGCGCACCCAACGCGGCCACTGGCGCCGCACGCCGCCCAAGACCTGA